From a single Streptomyces liliifuscus genomic region:
- a CDS encoding ABC transporter family substrate-binding protein encodes MSHDGVGPRAVMRSVAFLTAGVLAVPALAGCSEKDPAGKPTAGQEIAPAERGRIADGGTLRWAVDALPETLNAFQADADAATSKVAGAVLPSMYRLDANGRPQRNPDYLESAKVVDREPRQVVLYKLNQQAVWSDGREIGAADFAAQWRALSGKDSAYWTARNAGYDRIEKIERGANDLEVRVTFSKPYADWQSLFSPLYPKDVMGTPDAFNDGARRKLKVTAGPFALDTVDKDSGEVRLKRNPRWWGRPAKLSELVLRAVPRDKRTAALAEGKVDLAEIDSAEAHRITLAARDKGKGKGNGAPLAHGPGAALTPGRSLRSWAIAHGSDEEAADEEILARKKRGKAVAKYADEQSALRGFEVRKSLEPAFTQLALNGEEGPLADERVRRAVARALDRDELARVVLRPLGLPAEPVGSHLALSGQHAYADNSGALGGQDTKEAQALLADAGWVSGGPVKEEQKEKKAAGAGASKEPAGSEASEASGTPAESGSGSGSESESDSDTDEGSTGSEDSGSSGSSSSSDGSEGSSSSDGSTGSDSSGSSDSSSGSDGSDSSGDDGTYIVGEDGKPGDDKPGADRAPALLVPAPLAELQRVALLDQAYVLGVRGQAEKAKKGQKQKAGQKQRAETEKQRRMDGPGTSGKVEKNLAHEGKSQFQHGGAPGAYAPKGTAAPGRAAAGPLAKNGKPLSLRFVLPSGPGSQSLRAVGERIARMLERIGIRTEISKVADESYFKDHIASGQYDLALYSWPASAFPATDARPIYSKPVPASDGSLNVEQNYTRVGTDQVDQLFDQAIAELDPGESRSLVRKADARIWAAAGSIPLYQRPQLTAARTNLANAGAFGFQTPLYEDMGFLKKNTKPQVRPSS; translated from the coding sequence ATGTCCCACGACGGCGTCGGACCCCGCGCGGTGATGCGCTCGGTCGCGTTCCTCACGGCGGGCGTGCTCGCGGTGCCCGCCCTTGCCGGCTGCAGCGAGAAGGACCCGGCGGGCAAGCCCACCGCGGGTCAGGAGATCGCCCCCGCGGAGCGCGGCCGGATCGCGGACGGCGGCACCCTGCGCTGGGCCGTGGACGCCCTCCCGGAGACCCTCAACGCCTTCCAGGCCGACGCGGACGCCGCCACCTCCAAGGTCGCGGGCGCCGTGCTGCCCTCCATGTACCGGCTCGACGCGAACGGCCGGCCGCAGCGCAACCCCGACTACCTGGAGTCCGCGAAGGTCGTCGACCGCGAGCCCAGACAGGTCGTGCTCTACAAGCTCAACCAGCAGGCGGTCTGGAGCGACGGCCGCGAGATCGGCGCCGCCGACTTCGCCGCCCAGTGGCGCGCCCTGTCCGGCAAGGACTCCGCGTACTGGACCGCCCGCAACGCCGGCTACGACCGCATCGAGAAGATCGAACGCGGTGCCAACGACCTGGAGGTGCGGGTCACCTTCAGCAAGCCGTACGCCGACTGGCAGTCGCTCTTCTCGCCGCTGTACCCGAAGGACGTCATGGGCACCCCGGACGCCTTCAACGACGGCGCCCGCCGCAAGCTGAAGGTCACCGCGGGCCCCTTCGCCCTCGACACCGTCGACAAGGACTCCGGCGAGGTCAGGCTGAAGCGCAACCCGCGCTGGTGGGGCCGCCCCGCCAAGCTCTCCGAGCTGGTCCTGCGCGCTGTACCTCGGGACAAGCGCACCGCCGCGCTCGCCGAGGGCAAGGTCGACCTGGCCGAGATCGACTCCGCCGAGGCCCACCGCATCACGCTCGCCGCCCGCGACAAGGGCAAGGGCAAGGGCAACGGGGCGCCGCTCGCCCACGGCCCCGGCGCCGCCCTCACGCCCGGCAGGTCGCTGCGCTCCTGGGCGATCGCGCACGGCTCCGACGAGGAGGCGGCCGACGAGGAGATCCTGGCCCGCAAGAAGCGGGGCAAGGCCGTCGCGAAGTACGCGGACGAGCAGTCGGCCCTGCGCGGCTTCGAGGTCCGCAAGTCCCTCGAACCCGCCTTCACCCAGCTCGCGTTGAACGGCGAGGAGGGGCCGCTCGCCGACGAGCGGGTCCGCCGGGCCGTGGCCCGCGCCCTGGACCGGGACGAGCTCGCCAGGGTGGTCCTGCGGCCGCTCGGCCTGCCCGCCGAACCGGTCGGCAGCCATCTCGCGCTCTCCGGACAGCACGCGTACGCCGACAACAGCGGAGCGCTCGGCGGCCAGGACACCAAGGAGGCGCAGGCCCTGCTGGCCGACGCCGGATGGGTGTCCGGCGGTCCCGTCAAGGAGGAGCAGAAGGAGAAGAAGGCGGCCGGCGCCGGAGCCTCGAAGGAACCGGCCGGCTCGGAGGCGTCCGAGGCGTCGGGGACCCCCGCGGAATCGGGCTCGGGTTCGGGGTCGGAATCGGAATCGGACTCGGACACCGACGAAGGCTCGACCGGCTCCGAGGATTCCGGCAGCTCGGGCAGCTCCAGCAGTTCCGACGGCTCGGAAGGTTCCAGCAGCTCCGACGGCTCCACGGGTTCCGACAGTTCCGGGAGCTCCGACAGCTCCAGCGGCTCGGACGGTTCCGACAGCTCAGGGGACGACGGTACGTACATCGTCGGTGAGGACGGGAAGCCGGGTGACGACAAGCCGGGCGCCGACCGCGCCCCGGCCCTGCTCGTGCCCGCGCCCCTGGCCGAACTGCAGCGGGTCGCGCTCCTCGACCAGGCCTACGTCCTGGGCGTACGCGGCCAGGCCGAGAAGGCGAAGAAGGGGCAGAAGCAGAAGGCCGGGCAGAAGCAGAGGGCCGAGACGGAGAAGCAGCGGAGGATGGACGGGCCGGGCACGTCCGGCAAGGTGGAGAAGAACCTCGCCCACGAAGGCAAGTCGCAGTTCCAGCACGGCGGCGCCCCCGGGGCGTACGCGCCGAAGGGCACCGCAGCCCCGGGGCGTGCCGCGGCCGGACCGCTGGCCAAGAACGGCAAGCCGCTGTCGCTGCGCTTCGTGCTCCCGTCGGGCCCCGGCTCCCAGTCGCTGCGGGCGGTCGGCGAGCGGATCGCGCGGATGCTGGAACGTATCGGCATCCGCACGGAGATCTCCAAGGTCGCCGACGAGAGCTACTTCAAGGACCACATCGCCTCGGGCCAGTACGACCTGGCGCTGTACTCCTGGCCCGCGTCAGCGTTCCCCGCGACCGACGCCCGCCCGATCTACTCCAAGCCGGTCCCGGCCTCCGACGGCTCCCTGAACGTCGAGCAGAACTACACCCGGGTCGGCACCGACCAGGTCGACCAGCTCTTCGACCAGGCCATCGCCGAACTCGACCCGGGCGAGTCCCGCTCCCTGGTCCGCAAGGCGGACGCCCGCATCTGGGCCGCCGCCGGCTCGATCCCCCTCTACCAGCGCCCCCAGCTCACCGCGGCCCGGACCAACCTCGCCAACGCAGGCGCCTTCGGCTTCCAGACCCCTCTCTACGAGGACATGGGCTTCCTGAAGAAGAACACAAAGCCGCAGGTGAGACCTTCGTCCTGA
- a CDS encoding fumarate reductase/succinate dehydrogenase flavoprotein subunit: protein MSVVDRQEWDVVVVGAGGAGLRAAIEARERGARTAVICKSLFGKAHTVMAEGGIAAAMGNVNSGDNWQVHFRDTMRGGKFLNQWRMAELHAQEAPDRVWELETWGALFDRTKDGRISQRNFGGHEYPRLAHVGDRTGLELIRTLQQKIVSLQQEDFKETGDYESRLKVYQECTVTRILKDGSRVSGAFCYERESGRFFVLEAPSVVVSTGGIGKSFKVTSNSWEYTGDGHALALLAGAPLLNMEFVQFHPTGMVWPPSVKGILVTESVRGDGGVLRNSEGKRFMFDYIPDVFKEKYAQSEEEGDRWYEDPDHNRRPPELLPRDEVARAINSEVKAGRGSPHGGVFLDVSTRMPAEVIRRRLPSMYHQFKELADVDITAEAMEVGPTCHYVMGGIAVESDSASARGVPGLFAAGEVAGGMHGSNRLGGNSLSDLLVFGRRAGLHAAQYATGLTGARPLVDDVQVDTAAAEALRPFSAEGPEPGVENGRPPENPYTLHQELQQTMNDLVGIIRREAEMEAALEKLADLRVRARRAGVEGHRQFNPGWHLALDLRNMLLVSECVARAALERTESRGGHTREDHPAMDRAWRRVNLLCQLVDPTGGLAATDPVRGQIDLVRETTEPIRPDLLALFDKEELVKYLAEEELYE, encoded by the coding sequence ATGTCCGTGGTCGACCGACAGGAGTGGGACGTCGTAGTGGTCGGCGCCGGTGGCGCCGGCCTGCGGGCCGCCATCGAGGCCCGTGAGCGAGGCGCCCGTACGGCCGTGATCTGCAAGTCGCTGTTCGGCAAGGCGCACACGGTGATGGCCGAGGGCGGCATCGCGGCGGCCATGGGCAACGTGAACTCCGGGGACAACTGGCAGGTCCACTTCCGCGACACCATGCGCGGCGGCAAGTTCCTCAACCAGTGGCGGATGGCCGAACTGCACGCGCAGGAGGCCCCCGACCGCGTCTGGGAGCTGGAGACCTGGGGCGCCCTCTTCGACCGCACGAAGGACGGGCGCATCTCGCAGCGCAACTTCGGCGGGCACGAGTACCCGCGGCTCGCGCACGTCGGCGACCGTACGGGCCTGGAGCTGATCCGCACGCTCCAGCAGAAGATCGTGTCCCTCCAGCAGGAGGACTTCAAGGAGACCGGTGACTACGAGTCACGCCTGAAGGTCTATCAGGAGTGCACGGTCACCCGGATCCTGAAGGACGGCAGCCGGGTTTCCGGGGCCTTCTGCTACGAGCGCGAGTCCGGCCGTTTCTTCGTGCTGGAAGCCCCCTCGGTCGTGGTCTCCACCGGCGGTATCGGCAAGTCTTTCAAGGTGACGTCGAACTCGTGGGAGTACACGGGCGACGGGCACGCGCTGGCACTGCTCGCGGGTGCGCCCCTGCTGAACATGGAGTTCGTGCAGTTCCACCCGACGGGCATGGTCTGGCCGCCGTCCGTGAAGGGCATCCTCGTCACGGAGTCCGTGCGCGGGGACGGCGGGGTCCTCAGGAACTCCGAGGGCAAGCGGTTCATGTTCGACTACATCCCCGACGTCTTCAAGGAGAAGTACGCGCAGTCGGAGGAGGAGGGCGACCGGTGGTACGAGGACCCGGACCACAACCGCCGACCCCCTGAGCTGCTCCCCCGGGACGAGGTGGCACGGGCCATCAACTCCGAGGTGAAGGCCGGCCGCGGCTCCCCGCACGGTGGCGTCTTCCTGGACGTGTCGACGCGTATGCCCGCCGAGGTCATCAGGCGACGGCTGCCGTCCATGTACCACCAGTTCAAGGAACTCGCGGACGTCGACATCACCGCCGAGGCGATGGAGGTCGGGCCCACCTGTCACTACGTGATGGGCGGGATCGCGGTCGAGTCGGACAGCGCGTCGGCGCGTGGCGTGCCCGGTCTCTTCGCGGCCGGGGAGGTCGCAGGCGGGATGCACGGTTCCAACCGGCTCGGCGGCAACTCCCTCTCCGACCTGCTGGTGTTCGGGCGGCGGGCCGGTCTGCACGCGGCGCAGTACGCCACCGGGCTCACCGGGGCCCGGCCCCTCGTGGACGACGTCCAGGTGGACACCGCGGCAGCGGAGGCACTGCGGCCCTTCTCCGCCGAGGGCCCCGAGCCCGGCGTGGAGAACGGCCGGCCGCCGGAGAACCCGTACACCCTCCACCAGGAACTCCAGCAGACGATGAACGACCTCGTCGGCATCATCCGCCGTGAAGCGGAGATGGAGGCGGCCCTGGAGAAACTCGCCGACCTGCGCGTACGGGCCAGGCGGGCCGGGGTCGAGGGGCACCGGCAGTTCAACCCCGGCTGGCACCTCGCGCTGGACCTGCGGAACATGCTGCTCGTCAGCGAGTGCGTGGCACGGGCCGCGCTGGAGCGTACGGAGTCGCGGGGCGGTCACACGCGGGAGGACCATCCGGCGATGGACCGGGCGTGGCGGCGCGTGAACCTGCTCTGCCAACTGGTCGATCCCACCGGCGGGTTGGCGGCGACCGACCCCGTGCGCGGGCAGATCGACCTGGTCCGTGAGACCACCGAACCCATCCGCCCCGACCTGCTCGCCCTCTTCGACAAGGAGGAGCTGGTCAAGTACCTCGCCGAAGAGGAGCTCTACGAGTGA
- the typA gene encoding translational GTPase TypA, producing the protein MATRHDIRNVAIVAHVDHGKTTLVDAMLKQAGAFAAHAAESLDDRMMDSNDLEREKGITILAKNTAVKYHPKDGGDVITINIIDTPGHADFGGEVERGLSMVDAVVLLVDASEGPLPQTRFVLRKALQQRLPVILCINKTDRPDSRIDEVVNETYDLFLDLEADEEQIEFPIVYACARDGVASLTKPEDGTVPADSNSLEPFFSTILSHVPAPSYDEEAPLQAHVTNLDADNFLGRIALLRVEQGELRKGQTVTWIKRDGTMSNVRITELLMTEALTRKPAEMAGPGDICAVAGIPDIMIGETLADPENPIALPLITVDEPAISMTIGTNTSPLVGRGGTGKGASAKAAVKDRKVTARQVKDRLDRELIGNVSLRVLDTERPDAWEVQGRGELALAILVEQMRREGFELTIGKPQVVTQVIDGKVHEPVERMTIDVPEEHMGAVTQLMGVRKGRMDNMSNHGSGWVRLEFVVPSRGLIGFRTEFLTGTRGTGIAHSIHEGHEPWFGVLTTRNNGSLVADRAGAVTAFAMTNLQERGVLFTDPGTEVYEGMIVGENSRSDDMDVNITKEKKLTNMRSAAADSFEAIVPPRKLSLEQSLEFCRDDECVEVTPESVRIRKVNLDARERARSASRAKHG; encoded by the coding sequence ATGGCCACGCGCCACGACATCCGCAACGTCGCCATCGTCGCCCACGTCGACCATGGCAAGACCACCCTGGTCGATGCCATGCTCAAGCAGGCCGGTGCCTTCGCCGCGCACGCCGCCGAGTCGCTCGACGACCGCATGATGGACAGCAACGACCTGGAGCGTGAGAAGGGCATCACGATCCTGGCCAAGAACACGGCCGTGAAGTACCACCCGAAGGATGGCGGCGACGTCATCACGATCAACATCATCGACACCCCGGGCCACGCCGACTTCGGCGGCGAGGTCGAGCGCGGTCTGTCGATGGTGGACGCGGTCGTGCTGCTCGTCGACGCGTCCGAGGGCCCGCTGCCCCAGACCCGCTTCGTGCTGCGCAAGGCGCTCCAGCAGCGTCTGCCGGTCATCCTGTGCATCAACAAGACCGACCGCCCGGACTCCAGGATCGACGAGGTCGTCAACGAGACCTACGACCTCTTCCTGGACCTGGAGGCGGACGAGGAGCAGATCGAGTTCCCCATCGTCTACGCGTGTGCACGTGACGGTGTTGCCTCGCTGACCAAGCCGGAGGACGGCACCGTCCCGGCCGACAGCAACAGCCTGGAGCCGTTCTTCTCCACGATCCTGTCGCACGTCCCGGCCCCGTCGTACGACGAGGAGGCCCCGCTCCAGGCGCACGTCACCAACCTGGACGCCGACAACTTCCTCGGCCGTATCGCGCTGCTCCGCGTCGAGCAGGGCGAGCTGCGCAAGGGCCAGACCGTCACGTGGATCAAGCGCGACGGCACGATGTCCAACGTGCGCATCACCGAGCTGCTGATGACCGAGGCGCTCACCCGCAAGCCGGCCGAGATGGCCGGCCCCGGTGACATCTGCGCGGTCGCCGGTATCCCGGACATCATGATCGGCGAGACCCTCGCCGACCCCGAGAACCCGATCGCGCTGCCGCTCATCACGGTCGACGAGCCGGCGATCTCCATGACCATCGGTACGAACACCTCGCCGCTGGTCGGCCGTGGCGGCACCGGCAAGGGCGCCTCCGCGAAGGCGGCCGTGAAGGACCGCAAGGTCACCGCCCGTCAGGTCAAGGACCGCCTGGACCGCGAGCTGATCGGTAACGTCTCGCTGCGGGTCCTGGACACCGAGCGCCCCGACGCCTGGGAGGTGCAGGGCCGCGGTGAGCTGGCGCTGGCCATCCTGGTCGAGCAGATGCGCCGCGAGGGCTTCGAGCTGACCATCGGCAAGCCGCAGGTCGTCACCCAGGTCATCGACGGCAAGGTCCACGAGCCCGTCGAGCGCATGACGATCGACGTGCCCGAGGAGCACATGGGCGCGGTCACGCAGCTCATGGGCGTCCGCAAGGGCCGCATGGACAACATGTCCAACCACGGTTCGGGATGGGTGCGTCTGGAGTTCGTCGTGCCGTCCCGCGGTCTCATCGGGTTCCGGACCGAGTTCCTCACCGGCACCCGCGGCACCGGCATCGCGCACTCGATCCACGAGGGCCACGAGCCCTGGTTCGGCGTGCTGACGACCCGCAACAACGGCTCCCTGGTCGCCGACCGCGCCGGCGCCGTCACCGCCTTCGCGATGACGAACCTCCAGGAGCGCGGTGTGCTGTTCACCGACCCCGGCACCGAGGTGTACGAGGGCATGATCGTCGGCGAGAACTCGCGCTCCGACGACATGGACGTGAACATCACCAAGGAGAAGAAGCTCACCAACATGCGGTCGGCCGCGGCCGACTCGTTCGAGGCGATCGTCCCGCCGCGCAAGCTCTCCCTGGAGCAGTCCCTGGAGTTCTGCCGCGACGACGAGTGCGTCGAGGTCACCCCGGAGTCGGTTCGCATCCGCAAGGTGAACCTGGACGCCCGCGAGCGCGCCCGCTCCGCGAGCCGCGCCAAGCACGGCTGA
- a CDS encoding ABC transporter permease, which yields MTSPTKAEGSGPSAALDPELASKPEPVEAEKLEGRSPGQLMWHRFKRDRTGVISACVVIFFFAIAALAPVISQLYGKDPYTLYAQEPDYPFLLDDFAMPTGSFGGISGDFWFGVEPKLGRDVFTMLLYGMRTSLYMAVLVTVFSVLTGVVIGMVSGYFGGKVDYWLGRVTDFFLAFPQQLFFIAFMPVVTALFVSPTDETPVYLRAVAIILVMWFLGWMGMARLVRSSVLSLREREFVEAAKVSGASPTRIVRKEILPNIVTPILVQGTYMLPSSILSIAFLSYVGVGFVEPTPDWGRMFAIGSEIYEQDPMFMFFPGVAMVVFVLAFNLLGDSVRDAFDPKTGR from the coding sequence ATGACCAGTCCAACCAAGGCCGAGGGCTCCGGGCCGTCGGCGGCCTTGGACCCCGAGCTCGCGTCGAAACCCGAGCCGGTCGAGGCGGAGAAGCTCGAGGGCCGCTCCCCCGGGCAGTTGATGTGGCATCGCTTCAAGCGAGACCGTACCGGAGTCATCTCCGCGTGCGTGGTGATTTTTTTCTTCGCGATCGCCGCACTGGCCCCGGTCATCTCGCAGCTGTACGGGAAGGATCCGTACACGCTCTACGCGCAGGAGCCCGACTACCCCTTCCTGCTCGACGACTTCGCCATGCCCACCGGCTCCTTCGGGGGAATATCCGGTGACTTCTGGTTCGGTGTCGAGCCCAAGCTGGGGCGCGACGTGTTCACGATGCTGCTGTACGGCATGCGGACCTCGCTCTACATGGCCGTGCTGGTCACGGTGTTCAGCGTTCTGACGGGCGTCGTCATCGGTATGGTCAGCGGCTACTTCGGCGGCAAGGTCGACTACTGGCTCGGCCGGGTCACGGACTTCTTCCTGGCGTTCCCGCAGCAGCTGTTCTTCATCGCCTTCATGCCCGTGGTCACGGCGCTGTTCGTCTCCCCGACGGACGAGACCCCGGTCTATCTGCGCGCCGTCGCGATCATCCTCGTGATGTGGTTCCTCGGCTGGATGGGCATGGCCCGTCTGGTGCGAAGCTCCGTACTCTCCCTGCGGGAGCGGGAGTTCGTCGAGGCGGCCAAGGTCTCGGGAGCCTCTCCGACGCGCATCGTGCGCAAGGAGATCCTGCCGAACATCGTCACGCCGATCCTCGTGCAGGGCACCTACATGCTGCCCAGCTCGATCCTCTCCATCGCCTTCCTCTCGTACGTCGGTGTGGGCTTCGTCGAGCCGACGCCGGACTGGGGCCGGATGTTCGCCATCGGCTCCGAGATCTATGAGCAGGACCCGATGTTCATGTTCTTCCCGGGCGTGGCGATGGTGGTCTTCGTGCTCGCCTTCAATCTTCTCGGCGACTCCGTCCGGGACGCTTTCGACCCCAAGACCGGACGCTAA
- a CDS encoding SpoIIE family protein phosphatase, producing MSEIPAKATESEDPSGGAMADATTGDGALPVPDEPRGAGHAGISGASVEAQGEVPGEVVWQSSPPGSIYDYIKVASFSIGPDGLVDQWSLRAEQLFGISTERAVGMDPIEAFVAEDKRELGQRKMAEVLDGREWTGVVPFRLPDPEGTGLAAEGLAEVYVMPTRTEEGERAAVCIVVDVRILRRIETDLAASQAIFGQSPFGFLLIDPDLRIRRANERFASVFGGTVDDHRGRTVKDYLAPGEAERVSAILRRVLETGDSVNELLVSGTVPGSSERRHWSINLYRVHSGSGRPIGIAWLGTDITARRAAAREAAHARRNLALLNEAGARIGNSLDLETTARELLDVAVPGFCDLASVDLYQGLLAGDETPPGLADGSAEMRRVAYASAVSDAPFIGGPEAVNVGAVHHYAFNSPFADALRTARPQSVAAEEGGLIQSTLAVPMVAHDTVVGLVQFSRTKGSEPFGERDSSLAVELASRAAVCIDNARLYRREHERALILQRSLLPPGDPEASGLDIACRYLPGNAATEVGGDWFDVIELPGHRTALVVGDVMGRGLRAAVAMGELRTAVRTLALLDLEPAEVLSALDEIARGLGTPGGVQQSTRGARQSRDADLSEVYLATCVYAVYDSVTRRCTFANAGHLPPVLVEPGESALMLDVPPGMPLGVGGEPFEEVEVELPEGALLALYTDGLVESRDHPLDEGLQAFVGALTDPSSPLEDVCDHVLNTLDTHHGEDDIALLMARVQGLPSESVGDWTLPREPRSVGRAREYARGQLLSWDLEPLVDTAELLVSELVTNALRYGEGEIRLRLLLDRTLVCEVWDAGLVQPRRRRARDTDEGGRGLQLVGLLSAAWGSRRTPRGKTVWFELPLPNGGKGLTDPAEALLSLF from the coding sequence GTGAGCGAGATACCAGCGAAGGCCACGGAGTCCGAGGACCCGTCGGGCGGCGCGATGGCTGATGCGACGACAGGCGATGGCGCGTTGCCGGTGCCGGACGAGCCCCGGGGCGCGGGGCACGCCGGAATATCCGGTGCGTCCGTCGAGGCGCAGGGCGAGGTGCCCGGCGAGGTCGTGTGGCAGAGCAGTCCGCCCGGATCGATCTACGACTACATCAAGGTCGCCTCGTTCTCCATAGGCCCCGACGGCCTCGTCGACCAGTGGAGTCTGCGCGCCGAGCAGCTCTTCGGCATCTCGACCGAGCGCGCGGTCGGCATGGACCCCATCGAGGCCTTCGTCGCCGAGGACAAGCGCGAACTGGGCCAGCGGAAGATGGCCGAAGTCCTCGACGGCAGGGAGTGGACCGGTGTCGTCCCCTTCCGACTGCCCGACCCCGAAGGCACCGGCCTGGCCGCCGAAGGACTCGCCGAGGTCTACGTCATGCCGACGCGAACGGAGGAGGGCGAGCGGGCCGCCGTCTGCATAGTCGTGGACGTTCGTATTCTGCGCAGGATCGAGACCGATCTCGCCGCCTCGCAGGCCATTTTCGGCCAATCTCCTTTCGGTTTCCTGCTGATCGACCCGGACCTGCGCATCCGCCGCGCCAACGAGCGGTTCGCCTCGGTCTTCGGCGGCACCGTCGACGACCATCGCGGACGCACCGTCAAGGACTATCTGGCACCGGGCGAGGCCGAGCGGGTCTCCGCGATTCTGCGACGGGTCCTGGAGACCGGTGACTCGGTCAACGAGCTGCTGGTCAGCGGTACGGTGCCCGGTTCCAGCGAGCGCCGCCACTGGTCCATCAACCTCTATCGCGTACACAGCGGTTCGGGCCGTCCGATCGGCATCGCCTGGCTGGGCACCGACATCACCGCGCGCCGCGCCGCCGCCCGCGAGGCCGCCCACGCACGGCGCAATCTCGCCCTTCTGAACGAGGCGGGAGCGCGCATAGGCAACTCCCTCGATCTGGAGACCACCGCCCGCGAACTCCTCGATGTGGCCGTCCCGGGCTTCTGCGACCTCGCCTCCGTCGACCTCTACCAAGGCCTCCTGGCCGGCGACGAGACCCCGCCCGGCCTCGCCGACGGCAGCGCCGAGATGCGCCGCGTCGCCTACGCCAGCGCCGTGTCCGACGCGCCCTTCATCGGTGGCCCGGAAGCCGTGAACGTCGGCGCGGTCCACCACTACGCCTTCAACTCGCCCTTCGCGGACGCCCTGCGCACCGCCCGCCCGCAGAGCGTCGCCGCCGAGGAGGGCGGCCTGATCCAGTCCACGCTCGCGGTGCCGATGGTCGCCCACGACACGGTCGTCGGCCTGGTCCAGTTCTCGCGTACGAAGGGGAGCGAGCCGTTCGGGGAACGCGACAGCTCTCTCGCGGTCGAACTGGCCTCGCGCGCCGCGGTCTGTATCGACAACGCCCGCCTCTACCGCCGGGAGCACGAGCGCGCCCTGATACTGCAGCGCTCCCTGCTCCCCCCGGGCGACCCGGAGGCCTCCGGCCTGGACATCGCCTGCCGCTACCTTCCCGGAAACGCGGCCACGGAGGTCGGCGGCGACTGGTTCGACGTCATCGAACTCCCCGGCCACCGCACTGCGTTGGTCGTCGGAGACGTGATGGGCCGCGGTCTGCGCGCGGCCGTCGCGATGGGTGAACTCCGCACGGCCGTACGCACCCTGGCGCTGCTCGACCTCGAACCGGCCGAGGTGCTCTCCGCGTTGGACGAGATCGCCCGCGGCCTGGGAACGCCCGGCGGAGTCCAGCAGTCTACGCGCGGTGCTCGCCAGTCCCGGGACGCAGACCTCTCCGAGGTCTACCTCGCCACCTGCGTGTACGCGGTCTACGACTCCGTCACCCGCCGCTGCACCTTCGCCAACGCGGGCCATCTCCCGCCCGTCCTCGTCGAGCCCGGCGAGAGCGCGCTCATGCTCGACGTACCGCCGGGGATGCCGCTCGGCGTCGGCGGCGAGCCGTTCGAGGAGGTGGAGGTGGAACTGCCGGAAGGTGCCCTCCTGGCGCTCTACACGGACGGACTGGTCGAATCCCGCGACCACCCCCTCGACGAGGGCCTACAGGCCTTCGTGGGCGCCCTCACCGACCCCTCCAGCCCGCTGGAGGACGTCTGCGACCACGTTCTCAACACGCTCGACACGCACCACGGCGAGGACGACATCGCCTTGCTGATGGCACGTGTCCAGGGGCTGCCGTCCGAGTCCGTCGGCGACTGGACGCTGCCGCGCGAGCCGCGCAGCGTGGGCCGCGCCCGGGAGTACGCCCGGGGCCAGCTGCTCAGCTGGGACCTGGAGCCGCTCGTCGACACGGCCGAACTCCTCGTCAGCGAACTCGTCACCAACGCCCTGCGCTACGGCGAGGGCGAGATCCGGCTGCGTCTACTCCTCGACCGCACCCTGGTCTGCGAGGTCTGGGACGCAGGACTGGTGCAGCCCCGCCGCCGCCGTGCCCGTGACACGGACGAGGGCGGCCGCGGCCTCCAGCTCGTCGGCCTCCTGAGCGCGGCCTGGGGCTCCCGCCGCACACCCCGCGGCAAGACGGTGTGGTTCGAACTGCCCCTCCCCAACGGCGGGAAGGGCCTCACGGACCCGGCAGAGGCGCTGCTGAGCCTGTTCTGA
- a CDS encoding succinate dehydrogenase/fumarate reductase iron-sulfur subunit has translation MSSYEARFKVWRGDAEGGGLEDFGIEVNDGEVVLDIIHRIQATQAPDLAVRWNCKAGKCGSCSAEINGRPRLLCMTRMSVFTREETITVTPLRAFPVVRDLVTDVGFNYMKAREVPAFVPPEDLGPGEYRMMQEDVDRSQEFRKCIECFLCQDTCHVVRDHEENKTAFAGPRFLMRVAELDMHPLDAADESGLDRKKTAQDEHGLGYCNITKCCTEVCPEGIKITDNALIPLKERAVDRKYDPLVWLGDKIRRRPSGSV, from the coding sequence GTGAGCAGCTATGAGGCCCGCTTCAAGGTCTGGCGCGGGGATGCCGAGGGCGGCGGCCTGGAGGACTTCGGGATCGAGGTCAACGACGGCGAGGTGGTGCTCGACATCATCCACCGCATCCAGGCGACCCAGGCTCCCGACCTGGCCGTGCGCTGGAACTGCAAGGCGGGCAAGTGCGGTTCGTGTTCGGCGGAGATCAACGGACGTCCGCGGCTGTTGTGCATGACGCGGATGTCGGTGTTCACCCGCGAGGAGACGATCACCGTGACCCCGCTGCGGGCGTTCCCGGTCGTACGGGACCTGGTGACGGACGTCGGCTTCAACTACATGAAGGCGCGGGAGGTGCCCGCGTTCGTGCCGCCGGAGGACCTCGGCCCCGGTGAGTACCGGATGATGCAGGAGGACGTGGACCGGTCGCAGGAGTTCCGCAAGTGCATCGAGTGCTTCCTGTGCCAGGACACCTGCCATGTGGTGCGTGACCACGAGGAGAACAAGACCGCGTTCGCCGGCCCGCGCTTCCTGATGCGGGTGGCCGAACTGGACATGCATCCCCTGGACGCGGCCGACGAGAGCGGTCTGGACCGCAAGAAGACCGCCCAGGACGAGCACGGCCTCGGCTACTGCAACATCACCAAGTGCTGCACGGAGGTCTGCCCCGAGGGCATCAAGATCACGGACAACGCGCTGATTCCCTTGAAGGAACGGGCGGTCGACCGTAAATACGATCCGCTGGTGTGGCTGGGCGACAAGATCCGCAGGCGGCCGTCCGGTTCGGTGTAG